The window AGCTGGGCCAGAAGAGACACTGGTGAGAAGGGTACTATCCCTATTGCCGAGGTTGCCACCAAGGTTCCTGAGCTTCTGGAGACTATCCAGCAGGATATGTACAACAAGGCCGAGAAGTCATTCCGAGAGCACCGTCTGCAGATCACCAAGTGGGAGGATGTGCTCCCCGCCCTGGACAACAAGAACGTTGTTCTGATTCCCTTCTGTGGCGACGGCAAGTGTGAGGATCGTATCAAGGAGCTTACGACCCGCGAAGATACCCAGCCCGATGTCCCTGAGAGCCAGAAGCTTCCCTCCATGGGCATGAAGAGTCTGTGTATACCTTTTGAGCAGCCTGAGGGCGTTGTTGCTGGCGAGACTGAATGTCTTAGCCCCGAGTGCCAGCGCAAGGCACAGTTCTGGACCATGTTTGGCAGAAGCTACTAAATTATGAAGAATAAGAAGGTGCATAGAAGGAGTTTTtcgtattaaaaaagaagtggcATGTTTATCACACCCGTGGTATGACATATGGATTGATGCTTCACATGGGAATGCAGAGGGATAAATTTATTCAATGACTTTAatgacttttactttttcgTTTCGTCGTCTATCTATGTGATtgtgtacatatatatactgtCTATTACACTGTATCATACCTACTTCATGACGATGAAAGCCTAGCACCACTCAAATCGCTCGTTGACAACCCAGTCTAGGTCTTCTGTAGCACCTTCACCGAACCAATTCAAGCTTGCCAAGTTCTTGGCGTCTCTCACAACAAAGGTACTCTCAAACTCAGCCGCACTCTCAACAATCTTTCTAACTCTTCCAAGCGGGTTCCAGATCTCGACCTTTGAGCACTCCCAGTCCTTGGCCTCCTTTTCAGCAGCGCGGAAGATACCCACAACGGCATCAGATAACTCTTGGTCGGAAATATTGCTGTCTTCAATGACGAATCTCAGGAAGCTCAAGACGTTCTTCTCAGGCTTGTTGGGGCCGCCATAATGGTTCCGCTCGAAGAGACCCCAGACACGAGAGCCAGTCGAGGGTGAAGTGTATAAGGCGCCATGGATGGTGGGTTTGCGGCCATAAGCGGTGTTGCAGATGAAAGCCTGGCGGTAGAAGTGCCACTGCAGAGTATCGACGTCTGGCAAAACGGCGACGCGGGTTTTAGACGCATCGGCAGAGTTGGGAAGAGCCATTTCCTTGCGGATGAGCTCCTCGTCTCGTTCAGCCAGGGCGGGTAAGTCATCATCGCTAAGCAGCTTGATAACGGATGCGTCAAACTCTACGGGGGTTTCCTTTACGCGGTACTCGATCTGAGTATTCTCTAGTGGCATCCATCCGTGCTTGGCATAGAATTGCTTGCCGATATCAGAGAAGAGAATGGAAAACGCTGGCTCGCCGGATTCCTGCTGCTTGGCCCTCATGTATCCCCTCAGCAACTCAATCATCTTGCCGGCATATCCTCTGCCTCGAAACTCGCTGTAAGTGAAGACGCTGGCGATTCCGTAAGCCCAGACGTCCCTGACAATTCCATTCTTGCCCCTCACAAGGGCACGCTTGCGCAGAGTCTCACACGAGGCCAGCACGGGGCGCTCAGCGGTGTCTGCGTCGACGGCAGCGGCGCTGTCTGTGAGGATCCAGTTTGTGATGCCGCCGTTGCGGGCGAGCGGGATGGTGAGCAGGTATTCCTCGCGGTTGAGATACTCTGGCACAGTGAGGCTGTTTCCCCATTCCGGTTGGCTGTAGGTCCAGGTGCGGATGCGTTCCGGAGGGGTTGGGTTGGTCAGGATGATGGTtggcgaagaggatgagggcAGGTCTGAGGTAGAcatggctgctggctttTGGTGTTTGTTTTTCTAAACTGGACTGGAAGGCTTGAAACGTTGCTATCAAGTGGCACTAACTGGAGCAAAAAGATCTAGGAAGACAAGATTATGATAATTCTGGTTGTACAAATACTACTGAGTACGGTATGGGGCAAAAGTGAGTCTTTGCTCTTTAGACTAGTGTCTGTCCTATTCCCGCGTCTTGACAAGCAGCGGTCAACAGTTGCCATCATCTACCTGGTTACGGGACGAAAACAGAGTACAAAATGACCACAAAAAAGAGTTGAAAAACACGCTGAAAACTTCTAGAGTGACTCATTTGACTAAAATTCAATTTATATGAGTCTATACCGAGAATTCAAAATCCTAATACCTAGTCACACTTTGGTAATTCGTATTACTGGCTGATTACCCCGCCGGCCGAATGATCGGCGGCGAGACCAATTCGGAGGGGGGAGTGGAGCTCCCGTTTAAAACGGCTCGGGACTCGGCGCAGAAGATGATCTGATGCAGTGAAATAATATACGTTTCTCATTCGAAAGAGTGGCAGGCTTGGTAGTCAGACATTCTATGAAGCAAAGTTCTCGAGAACCAGATGATAGAAGCTAGCGCATGGTGCTCaaggaagcagcagcagatacAGGTGCAGAGATCAGTGCTTCTAAAATGCTCTGTGAAAATCCAGGAATCTATCTATCCCACCCCAGGCAGTATGTTATCATTTCATATGGATTCGGATTTCCGCAGAAGCCAAGCATCGATATTCGCTTATACAAGGATTCACAACCATGaaaacagcagcatccaGTGCAAACATACAATTAGCGTATCAGCAGTAAAGCCGCATGTTGTAAATCTACACAAACGCTTGAAATACAATGTACCTATTCCCAAATCTACATATCCCTTGTCCACAAACAAAAAAGTTATTTCCAACCCTGTTTAACATTTATTGCTGAGGTGGCGGAGGTGGTGGCGGGGCCTGGCCGTTCCACCCCGTCTGTCCAGTTTGCGCCTGAATCTGGCTCATCAAAGCGGCAAAGAACGCAGGATTGACAAATGCTCCAGCATCAGATGCCTGGCCCTGACCTTGGGCAGATCCAGGCCAGCCTGGGGGTGGCGGTGGTACCGCAGGAGGACCGCCGTGCTGGCCAGCCGCTGGCTGTGGCCATCCAGGAACAGGAAATCCAAACTGAGGAAGAGACGGTACTTGTACTGGATTAGACGGAGGAGCCGGGTTGAAGTTCCATCCTGCCGGCGCAGATGCctggggagggagagaataTCCATCTCTGGGCTGGTTGTAGCCTCCTCTGCCACCGCGACCTGAACCTCTTCCTCTattgcctcttcctctaGAGTCTCCCCTCCTGCCTCCTCGCTGGAAGCTTGGTCTTGGAGCGGGTTCGTAATTCTCAGCCTGTGGAGCGCCCGTGCCATAGCCTGCAGGTCGAGCAAGCGGCGTGTATGGTccgtcatcctcttcgtcatagTTCAAGCTGCCATCAGCAGACATTTCATGGCGCAGAGGATGAGGCTGCCTCCCCTCTTTCCCACCACTGCTCTTCCActtatccttcttcttttgcttcagcGAACGCTTATATTCCGCTTCCTTCTCGTCATCTGAAAATTCGATTTCTTCGTCGGCAATTTCTTCATCGTGGAGGTTGCTGGCATCTGAACCTTTAAGGTTCTTTAGAGGCTCTGTGAAAACGTATGATGCATGGTCGACGGGATAGAAGACTTTCGCGCCAACCTCTAGTCCAAGCTCCTTTATTTCCTCAGCCGAGTTGAACATTACCGTGTACATCGGCTGCAGCACCTTTCCAATTGTCTCTGCAATAACGCCAATGACTACTCTCTCTGAGGTGCACAAGATAGACCCGCTGTCCAGAACTTGGTATTCTCCCGGAGTGAATGCCTTGACAAGCATGATGTTTTCGACAATGTGCTCTATAGCGCCGAGCTCTTCTATCGCCATCTCGGGGGTGATCGTTACGTCTGGCTTGGGAATGATTTCGTCGGGAAGCTCATTCTTTGTGCGTACGTACCCGGATCCAGAGGATTTCCCTCTATCACCCTCATCGTCTGAGCCTCCTTCCGTCTCCATCAGTATCCTAGCTGTCTCTTCAATGCCCAGAGGCTCATAGCCTTCATTATCagagtcatcatcatcatcagaggATGAATCGGAACTGCTCGAGTCGGAAGATTCATATGGCGAAGAATCGATTTCCCATTCTGGGTGCTCGCTCTGGTCGGGCTGTAGAGGAACTGACTCTTGTTCGGGAGCTGGCGGTTGTTGATGTATGTTGGTATTGTCCAGGCCACCGAGGGCTGCCTCTAGAGCAGATGTTAAAGATGGTGGGCTCCCAGGCTTATCAATTGTCATATCATCTGATGCCTCAAAAACGGTAGGCTGTTCGGAGCCTGTTGGCTTGGCGGCTTCGTTGTGGTTTTCTGTCGTCGTCGATGTAGTTTCTGCCGTGGGTGGGTTTGCATCGTGCatttctttgtcttcatcagcagcattCGCAGCCGCAATTGAAAGATCAGTCGGCAGAGGCGGTAGAACCTCGTTGAGTTTCGCCTGGCCTAGCCCGGGAATCTGAAATCCAGACATGGTGGCGACGAGAGTGTGCGCGCGCCTGAAAAGAGAGTATAGAAAGGGTTGCGAGGTGCCGGTCAGAGATGATTGTCTCAGTAGTAGGCTTTTGAATGTTCAGAATCTTGATAAAACGTAAGAAATGGTCGCCGCCTACGTATAGTCCTGTTAAGTATGGCAGAGGATCAGTCGTACAGAATGGACGAGTTGCGCTGCGAactgataaaaaaaaatccaggTGAAGATAAGAAGTGGAGCCGCATCCGGCTTTAGCGCCATCTTCACCGAACTTCACCGAGTATTCTAGGTTTCCTGATGATGGGGCCGGAAATATTCACGGAGACGGCGTTCGGCTTTCCTCTCATCCAGCCCGGGAGTGTACGCGGCAATCGATCTTATACACGATCGGCTCTCGTTTAGTGGGACGGGCCATTGGCATTGTCATTTCAAAAGCTGGAGTCGGAAAATACGACAGCGAAGAAATCGTCCATTGTATGGCAATTTgtgctggcttggctggatcGTTCGTCTGATATCATCGAGACATGCATCAAAGTTATGTCAAGGTATTTCTAGACCTCTCTTATTTACAATAGTGAGGACCAACTCTATCCAAGGCGATTGGAACTGTTTCTCTCCTATTTAGATAAACTTTTGATGTTATATTTCCCTGAATCAGATTTAGAATCTACATTACTAAAAAGCAGCTCATGGCCGCATAATCAATTCACTCCCTACGCTACTCGCTAAAGCTGGGAAGGAAAATAAATGCCTCTCAAGGCTTGCAACACTCGAAGCGTTCactttatattagtatatcTTATTGTACCCTGATAACAACAATCTTGGACTGTGTACTGTGCTTACCTGAGAGGTAGCGGTCCAATCTACTTACGCCTTGCAAATGTAGTCAGATTGAAGCTGTGCTGCTATAGTCCTGAGAGTATTTGAAAGATACAATGCCGAGACGCATGGCGAGAGATAGAGTCGATGGTAGCAGTAGAAGCAATAGAAGCAATATACTTACATCAATAGATGTTCTGAATGGCGTACGGTAATAGTTGTGGCGACTGACCACATAACTGATGAGTTTCATCGCCCCGATAGTAAGTAAACACCTAGGGACTTAATCCAATAGCCAACTTCTGACGATGGCTCCTCAGAATGCATCGTgaagaaataagaagaagaaaaagtcggAAAGTGGTGAAGAAAAATGGTACGTGACCAAAAAAGACTAGAAGGGACCCCGTGTTTGCATACTTCAACCCATAGCGGTCTTTAATAACAATACTTCAGCTAATTTAACTTCTGCTTTTGGTAAAATAGTACAAGTTTTGAACTTTCATTTCCCTTGATGATGTGACAGAGTTCTTCTATAAAGAGGAGCTATCCCTCCTACTTCGACGTCGATGAATGCCACagctttctttctcattcattcattctcaTTCATCAACTCAGCCCAACGTCCAGCGTATCTTGGTTCTTCCATGACCTTAAATGAATATTCGTTTGAGAATTACAAAACAAAGATAGTTATTTTCGAGCGTGGCAGATAGCGACGCAGAGCGAACTGGTTTCGCCTTACATATCTTCAATTTCTTGCAACCGCACAATGTAGTCTTGTTGGAGCCGCCTGAGGTAGCCTAAAAGAGCCTCCGTATTTGAGGAATTGGCAGCTTGTTTCAACGCCTCATATAAGTTTAGCATAAGCTTCTGCCGATGCATCTCTTTACATGACTCAGAATTCTGTCTATTCGACTCCCGCCTGCTTCTCAGATCATTCGCCACCTTCTCCGCAACTTCAATGAAGCTGCTTGGCATTCCCATTGCACGGGCTAAAACTATTCCATAGTGATGCTCATCGTCAACGGTACCCGCAGTGGCTTTGTATAGCATAGTTAACTGAGGTATCCCTCCTTCACCAATAGAAGTATTTGACGCAAGATGGAGGTTCAAAACTCCTGGGCGATCCGCAAGTATCCGAGACAGCTCGATAAAGTGGGTTGCAAACCAGATAGATGCTCCCGTGTCAATTAATGCTTCAGATATGGCCATTGCAATTGCCATACCATCCCTGTTGCTTGTTCCTCGGCCAAGTTCGTCAATTATTGCGAGGCTTTTGCTATCCACATTCTTCAAAATGAAGGCCATTTCTCTCATTTCTACCCCAAAACTGGACAAATTTGCCTCTATACTATCCTGAGTGGATATGCGAGCGAATATATTGTGTATAATAGGAAAGGCGGCAAATTCTGCTGGCACGAAACATCCAATCTGTGCCATGATCTGAAGTAAGGCAACTGATCGGATGTATGTGCTTTTGCCACTCATATTGCAGCCTGTTACAAAATGAAACCGATATTGTTCTGTAGCATAGTAGTCGTTGGGTACATATTCACTTGCCATTTTCTGTGAGATAGCAGTCAGTACATATAAAAGGATGACGTTTTGCTACTCAAGTAGGGGGTCACCTTGTCGAGAATTGGATGCTTTGCCGACTTCAGCGCCAACGTTTCTTCGATTTCAGGCCTCACATAATCCCGAGTTGTGGTGACTTGGCCAAAAGATGCGATCATATCCACGAGCGCGACTGATTCGCATACTCGGAATAAAGGGGAAACATCTTTTCGAAGTTCTTTGACTAGCTCAAGGATGACAGCGTCACTCCGCATAATTATCTCGTTAGAAGTATCTGAGAGTCTCCGATTTAGCTTGACAAGATCAAGAGTCTGGCATTCAATatgattcttcttccaaatgacgtttataaagtattggGATACCGACTCAAGATCAAGATCCGCAGTGGGTATTCGTAACCAATACATGCGCCGGTTGTCGAATTTTAGAGTTACTGCCACCCGATGGTCTTCTGTGGGCAAAATGTGAGCTTAGAAATCTAAATGGGGCTCGTGGTAGTGATAGCACATACCGCCAACATCATCTGAATGTTGGTGAATAACTTCTGTAAGTTCTTTATATGTCTGACGAGCGACATCCAACATGCCGCTGAGGCCTGATTTGACTGCAAATGCTCTTTGGTTACGTAAATCTAGCGGTGACTTCATGTATGTAACGTCGGCTTCTATGACTCTCTCGATGTTGAGTAGAATGGGAACTGTTGTCTCGGGACGGCATAAATTGCGTATTTTGACTAAAAGGTCACTCTTTGCTGGATAAAGCGCTCTATAGATCTCTGGGACTGATTCTAGGAAAGATTTGATCATGAGGATATGAGTAAGTTGCTCTTCGGCCGCAGATATACCAGTAGCGGGCCGAATGGTGATCAACTATACTTATTAGCCAAACTGGAATAGATCGGCGCAATTGGTTTACCTTTGTGAGTGTTCTCTCGGCATCATGGAAAAGTTTAAGGGCTGCAACCGGTTTAGCAGCTGATCGATACACCCTATGCACTCAACTCTACCTTTACGAATTTCACGAAACATTTCTTCATGGGTGACCATCTCTTCCAGCGCGTCGTACCGAAATCTGATAAACCCATCGAAATTGGTGGGGGGCTGAAGCATGTTATTACGAAGTACGCGGGCACCCATTGGCGTAATGGTATGGTTCAATAGCCCAAACAAGCATTCTTTTGACTTGGCGGACTTCAAGTTCCGCATCACTTCTAGAGATTGCATCGCGGGTATAGCTATCATCATCGTATCTTCTGAAGGCTGGTATCCAATCCGCAGAGACTGAGGTGAGAAGGCGATATTAAATTGACGATCGATATACTTCATAGCCTGGTTGCAAAACATAAGCTTCTTCAGCGTAAAAACAGAATATTTCCATTACTTACGGCAGAAAAACAGCAGACTGCGTAATATTTTCCCTGGGTAGCCACCTTTAATGGTCCAATATCACCTTCAAGGGCGAAATCCTCCATATACTCTATCCCGGCTGATTCAGACCAGGCAGAACGCTCATGAGAGACAATCTCTACTTCAGGTATCAGCTGTTCaacgagagagaagaaagtaCTAGGCTGATTGGGAGGGCATGCTGAAGGCATGAAGACTATTCGAGAAGGGGATGCTAGCTGAAGTTTATGAATCGTCCTCACATAGGACTGGTTATCGCATATTTGGCTGAGAGTAACTTCGCCAAGCGACAAGTTGACCATGGCAATACCAACTGTAGGTGTGACGCCGCGGGATTCACTAACAGCACAAACGACATCGTGGGATTCGCTCTGCCCAAGGATAGAAGGCGTGGCACCACTTCGAGAGCGGCGGCCTGAGGGAGTGCTCGGACGAGAAATAGTTGTCGAAGTGGTTGCGAGGGTGACACTTGGTCTCGAGCTCGATATAGATGGAGAATAATTGGACGGGAGATCGAAGTCATCCACGTTATAAGCTTGACTAGCTTGGCTATAACTGCGCTCAGACTGCATGCTGGGCGAATCAGGTGGAACTGAGCTggaaaaataagaagaaacgGTACCCGTCGTTCGAGGAGAGGGCCCTGATGAAAACGACATGGTGGCTGAGGCCTATGTAATGTTACTAGTTTAAAAAGAGTCTGATAGCGCAGTGGTATTTCAATCGATCAATGCAAGATGCAAGGAGAAGACTGGAGGACAATATAGTATCAACTAGTAGCCTGGGTGGCATACATGCGTAAACTGGATTGGACTTTATTTCTTATCATCCGAGATTATATaggtagaagaagaagagaaattacACGCCGTCACGAGTTTCTCATTTCAACGAGTGATGTCCGTTGCTCTTGCCTTCTGCTGTATCATATATTATCAGATAAGATCTAGGTACTGAATATCGGCAGATACTTGGAGGCAAGTAGCATTCACTGGGATATTGTACGTATAGGTGAATAGAAGGTACCTTACCAGCACCGGCATTATTGGCGTCTGGAGATCCGTGTATGCCACTGGCTACTGGTGCGTACCAATCACAGCCCAGGCACCCGCAGGTAGAGGACCAGGTAGCTGAGTCATGGCTTCCAGGTACCGCGGTTTAGCCCGAATCTTCTCCCAAAAcaaccttcttctccacgtCTCGACCGCGCAGTGACGCCACGAATCACATTTAACACACACAGGTCCAACTTCAAATCCACACGCCCCTAGTGAACCAGCGCGAACCAGCGCCTCTTGACAGCCATGTTTGGGATCCTCGAGGCTGTTGCTGTGCCGCATGCCGGCGTCTTCAGCACGTACGAGGAGCTGATCAAGGACCTCAATGGGcggatggagaaggagggcTATAAGATTGTCAAGGCTAGGTCGCATCGCTCCAGAATGGGCGGCGCTGACATCCCTGGAAATGACATCGTCCGATGTGATCTCGTGTGTGATCGTGGTGGTCGGCCGTATAAATGCATGGCTACCAAGCACAAGACAACCACCAAGAAGACGGACTGTCCTTGGAAAGCCAAAGCAGTCAACCGCAAGAGCATTGGCGGCTGGGTGCTGACCATCTCTTGCGACCAGCATAACCATGCTCCTGGGACTCCAGAGCCACCAACGCCATCTGAGAtgagcgaagaagagaatgacCTTACCGAGCTTCCAGGTTCGTGGTCGAATGACTCAAGATTGTCCACGGATGAATTCTAATAGGCATTTAATAGATATGGATGATGGTCCGCGGCCCGATGCTCAGACGGCAACGGCAATTCAACTAGCTGGCGTCTCTGAATCAACCCTTCGTTTAACAGGCGACACTTTTCACCAACTCAAGTCCGACTACCGCAAGATGCCGCAGCCAGACCGGCTGAATGCACTTGCACAGTTTCAGATGCAGATTGCAGCCATTTACGCTGTCCAGAATGAGGACTGGCAACGTCAGCGGagacaagaagctcaagataAGCGGCACTCGCTGGTGGAAAAAGGCCGCAGACAGCTATCAACCCAGAAACAGCGTGCACGTCGCCAGAGACGACAAGACGATCaaacgcagcagcatcagcatcaacagaATCTTGATCAACAAGCAGTTCATCATCAACTTCAGCAGGAAGCACAGAATAGTCATCTCCAGCCATTGATGCAAGAGCCGCATTTCCAGCTTGCACAGAATCCTGCCACGACGCCTGTTCCCCTCCCTGCCGGGATAACCATGACCACAATTCCCACAGCGTTTTCTCATTTCACCGGCCCGCCCAAGCGCATTCGCGGCCACCGACCGACCATGGCAACTCAGCCTGAAGTTTAAACATACTGTTGGTGACTAAATTCAACAGAATTAACTATTTCAGACTGATGCAGCTTTATTTGGCCTACCAATGCTACTTATTTTTGGCTGGGGCACTGAGAGCTTGGCGATGAGCTTatctcacttttttttttggcagaaCCCCACATTCTCACCgccttatttttttcccacgGTTCCCAGATTTTTTGCCAATTGGCCCCACCATTTTATTCTGTCGCGAACTTTCAACACATTTATCGAGACACCGATAATAGTCCAGGCAAGCTTCCAAGTTTACCATGGCTACGGTTCTACCCCCTCCATCAAAGCGCCAAAAGCGCGAGAATCTGGAGAGAACGCAAATACAACAAGATGTCAGCGCTGTTGCGGCCGGCCCTGCGGGCTCGTTCAAGGCTCGTTTCCTGGACAGCGAGGGAAAGCAGATGGCCGACGTTATAGAAGTGCCTCTCGCTGACGCATCGGAGAAAAACCTATCATTATTGTTAAATACACTTCTCGCTAGGGTTTGTCTCACACTTATTCGGGAAAATCCAACGGGGCCTCTTGTTTGGCTAATGAATTGAACAAacaggaaagagaagagtttCTGCCGTATCGCTTTAGAATACACATTCCTGAGACAGACATCATTGTTGACCAGTATCCGACCGACTTGCTCCAACTTTTGCGCAGCAATGGCATCGAGAACCCTTTTGAAACAACAGTAACACTCAGCGCCGAACCTCAGGCTGTGTTCAAAGTCCAGGCAGTCACGCGCATGTCTCATAGAATACCTGGCCATGGAGAAGCGATATTGGCCGCTCAATTCAGTCCCGCAAGTAGCAGTCGACTGGCCACAGGCTCTGGCGACAAGACAGCTCGGATATGGGATACGGAAACAGGAACGCCAAAGTTTACATTGTCTGGTCACACACACTGGGTTCTGTGTGTGGCGTGGTCGCCCGATGGTAAGCGTTTGGCCACTGGAAGCATGGATAAGTCTGTACGACTCTGGGACCCCGAGACAGGAAAATCTGCCGGCTCCGGAGCTCTGACAGGGCATTCCAAGTGGGTTACCAACATCGCCTGGGAACCGTATCATCTATGGGAGAATGGGTCTCCTCGGCTAGCGAGTGCAAGTAAGGATACAACGATTCGAGTTTGGGCTGTGAACACGGGCCGGACTGAGCATGTCTTGTCCGGTCATCGGAGTAGCGTGAGCTGCGTCAAATGGGGAGGAACCGGGTTGATTTACTCAGCCAGCCACGATAAAACTGTCAGAGTGTGGAACGCCGAGAAGGGAACACTGGTGCATACGCTCTCTTCCCATGCCCACTGGGTGAATCACCTGGCCCTTTCCACGGATTTCGCACTACGAACTTCATTTTATGATCACCAGCCCACACCGGGCGGCGAAGAGGAAAGGCggaagaaggcaaaggagcGCTTTGAGAAAGCGGCGAGATTCCAGGGAAAGATTGCAGAGCGACTTGTCTCAGCCTCTGTAAGTTCACCTAGCAAACAACCTGTAGTGTCTGCTTCGCTCTTCTAACCC is drawn from Trichoderma asperellum chromosome 4, complete sequence and contains these coding sequences:
- a CDS encoding uncharacterized protein (EggNog:ENOG41), whose protein sequence is MSTSDLPSSSSPTIILTNPTPPERIRTWTYSQPEWGNSLTVPEYLNREEYLLTIPLARNGGITNWILTDSAAAVDADTAERPVLASCETLRKRALVRGKNGIVRDVWAYGIASVFTYSEFRGRGYAGKMIELLRGYMRAKQQESGEPAFSILFSDIGKQFYAKHGWMPLENTQIEYRVKETPVEFDASVIKLLSDDDLPALAERDEELIRKEMALPNSADASKTRVAVLPDVDTLQWHFYRQAFICNTAYGRKPTIHGALYTSPSTGSRVWGLFERNHYGGPNKPEKNVLSFLRFVIEDSNISDQELSDAVVGIFRAAEKEAKDWECSKVEIWNPLGRVRKIVESAAEFESTFVVRDAKNLASLNWFGEGATEDLDWVVNERFEWC
- a CDS encoding uncharacterized protein (BUSCO:EOG092D3F3H); this encodes MSGFQIPGLGQAKLNEVLPPLPTDLSIAAANAADEDKEMHDANPPTAETTSTTTENHNEAAKPTGSEQPTVFEASDDMTIDKPGSPPSLTSALEAALGGLDNTNIHQQPPAPEQESVPLQPDQSEHPEWEIDSSPYESSDSSSSDSSSDDDDDSDNEGYEPLGIEETARILMETEGGSDDEGDRGKSSGSGYVRTKNELPDEIIPKPDVTITPEMAIEELGAIEHIVENIMLVKAFTPGEYQVLDSGSILCTSERVVIGVIAETIGKVLQPMYTVMFNSAEEIKELGLEVGAKVFYPVDHASYVFTEPLKNLKGSDASNLHDEEIADEEIEFSDDEKEAEYKRSLKQKKKDKWKSSGGKEGRQPHPLRHEMSADGSLNYDEEDDGPYTPLARPAGYGTGAPQAENYEPAPRPSFQRGGRRGDSRGRGNRGRGSGRGGRGGYNQPRDGYSLPPQASAPAGWNFNPAPPSNPVQVPSLPQFGFPVPGWPQPAAGQHGGPPAVPPPPPGWPGSAQGQGQASDAGAFVNPAFFAALMSQIQAQTGQTGWNGQAPPPPPPPQQ
- a CDS encoding uncharacterized protein (EggNog:ENOG41), whose protein sequence is MFGILEAVAVPHAGVFSTYEELIKDLNGRMEKEGYKIVKARSHRSRMGGADIPGNDIVRCDLVCDRGGRPYKCMATKHKTTTKKTDCPWKAKAVNRKSIGGWVLTISCDQHNHAPGTPEPPTPSEMSEEENDLTELPDMDDGPRPDAQTATAIQLAGVSESTLRLTGDTFHQLKSDYRKMPQPDRLNALAQFQMQIAAIYAVQNEDWQRQRRQEAQDKRHSLVEKGRRQLSTQKQRARRQRRQDDQTQQHQHQQNLDQQAVHHQLQQEAQNSHLQPLMQEPHFQLAQNPATTPVPLPAGITMTTIPTAFSHFTGPPKRIRGHRPTMATQPEV